Proteins found in one Maridesulfovibrio sp. genomic segment:
- a CDS encoding Mu-like prophage major head subunit gpT family protein: MMSHLLPNKDEAKQDFLKRCRAENSMAQCSGFWNQARLTAFADDNIAHLRGDVRFLKAEPKGNEAETPRRFSMLGYTGKEIDWGFWGRFIISLDGIKAEKAKMPSLLDHYTNQRVGVIDKTEASDNGFIADGYFLKGTAAAEEVLNCADQDFPWQCSIGVRALQVLEIAEGETYEVNGQTVTGPIDVWLKSSVFEVSFCTFGADDDTAGISMTGPRKNKEVRMDARLKKWLVSLGLSAEATDEAAKAFLAKIEDAGIITVPTFEGDPEPGTTATLNNDLEGAKAAYAKAKAELAAAKAGFGAQQPGGEQPVIPTADPAPVATLSATDTLLLGQNAAQLGLSLDDLADGIKAGNTMAELTRQMFELAGKKNGPAAMGRVEMGADEADKFRLAAVHGLVARLGGRFEGDDKPAPGYEKFRFMPIHELARQCLSRMNVDASTLAPDQLAQKILELSAGAPTSTSDFKSIFMDVSNIRVLKSFQAIPQNWRPLVNIVPVSNFKKQYGVALKDAGDFREVKENGEYKETYLKDVQESFQIAKYGRIISLTFEMITDDDLSLFTKIPQKLGSSAAKVLNKIVWDMIISNPNMSDGYPLFYAGAGNLLDGCDLTSASLADSRAKMRTQKDENGDPLYVTPKYLVVPTTMETNAEILLRSTALPEANLSAGVHNPNAGKLEIISDPALDKEGARYLAGDPNQVETVDVGFLRGREEPEIFEHDSFKTDSISYKGRICFGGGPMGREGLQKTGKATG, encoded by the coding sequence ATGATGTCGCACTTGCTGCCTAATAAGGACGAGGCAAAACAGGATTTTTTAAAGCGGTGCCGTGCTGAAAATTCCATGGCGCAGTGTTCCGGGTTCTGGAATCAGGCCCGGTTAACCGCTTTTGCAGATGACAACATCGCCCACTTGCGCGGTGATGTCCGGTTTTTGAAGGCCGAACCAAAAGGGAATGAAGCCGAAACCCCGCGCCGTTTTTCCATGCTCGGTTACACCGGGAAAGAGATCGACTGGGGTTTCTGGGGGCGTTTCATCATCTCTCTTGATGGCATCAAAGCGGAAAAAGCAAAAATGCCTTCGCTGCTGGACCACTACACCAATCAGCGGGTTGGTGTGATCGATAAAACAGAAGCCAGTGATAACGGCTTTATTGCTGACGGCTATTTCCTCAAAGGAACTGCCGCAGCGGAAGAGGTTTTAAACTGCGCTGATCAGGATTTCCCGTGGCAGTGCTCCATCGGAGTCCGTGCCCTGCAGGTTTTGGAAATTGCAGAAGGAGAGACATACGAGGTCAACGGGCAGACCGTAACCGGCCCCATTGATGTCTGGCTTAAATCAAGTGTTTTTGAAGTTTCGTTCTGCACATTCGGTGCTGACGATGACACCGCGGGTATCTCCATGACTGGACCCCGCAAAAATAAGGAGGTCCGCATGGACGCAAGATTAAAAAAATGGCTGGTTTCGCTCGGCCTCAGTGCCGAAGCAACTGACGAAGCCGCAAAGGCTTTTCTGGCAAAGATCGAGGACGCTGGCATCATTACCGTTCCCACCTTCGAAGGTGATCCCGAACCCGGCACCACTGCCACTCTGAACAATGACCTTGAGGGAGCAAAGGCAGCTTACGCGAAAGCTAAGGCTGAATTGGCAGCAGCCAAGGCAGGTTTCGGCGCGCAGCAGCCCGGTGGCGAACAGCCGGTTATTCCTACAGCTGATCCCGCTCCGGTGGCAACCCTTTCCGCTACTGATACTTTGCTTCTCGGCCAGAATGCCGCGCAGCTGGGTCTTTCGCTTGACGATCTCGCCGATGGCATCAAGGCCGGAAACACTATGGCCGAGCTGACCCGGCAGATGTTCGAGCTTGCTGGGAAAAAGAATGGTCCCGCTGCAATGGGTCGTGTTGAGATGGGGGCTGATGAGGCTGATAAGTTCCGCCTTGCCGCTGTGCACGGTCTTGTCGCTCGCCTTGGTGGACGTTTTGAAGGTGATGACAAGCCTGCACCCGGTTATGAAAAGTTCCGCTTCATGCCCATTCATGAACTGGCGCGTCAGTGCCTTTCCCGCATGAATGTTGACGCTTCCACGCTGGCTCCTGATCAGCTTGCCCAGAAAATCCTTGAGCTTTCTGCTGGTGCTCCGACTTCCACTAGCGATTTTAAATCCATTTTCATGGATGTTTCTAATATTCGGGTGTTGAAGTCTTTTCAGGCTATCCCCCAGAATTGGCGCCCGCTGGTTAACATTGTTCCGGTGAGCAATTTCAAAAAACAGTACGGGGTTGCGCTCAAAGATGCTGGTGACTTCCGCGAAGTTAAGGAAAACGGCGAATACAAAGAAACCTACCTCAAGGATGTTCAGGAAAGTTTCCAGATTGCTAAATACGGACGCATTATTTCTCTGACTTTTGAAATGATTACTGACGACGATCTGAGCCTGTTTACCAAAATTCCGCAGAAGCTCGGTTCTTCTGCGGCAAAGGTTCTGAATAAGATTGTTTGGGATATGATTATTTCCAACCCGAACATGTCCGACGGATACCCTCTTTTCTATGCAGGGGCTGGCAACTTACTTGATGGTTGTGACTTGACGTCTGCTTCGCTGGCTGATTCTCGCGCTAAAATGCGTACCCAGAAGGACGAGAACGGCGATCCTCTCTACGTTACTCCTAAATATTTGGTCGTCCCCACCACTATGGAAACAAATGCAGAAATTCTTCTGCGTTCCACGGCTCTGCCCGAAGCGAATCTTTCCGCTGGGGTCCATAACCCCAACGCCGGAAAGCTCGAAATCATTTCCGATCCCGCTCTTGATAAAGAGGGTGCGCGTTATCTAGCTGGTGATCCTAATCAGGTCGAAACCGTTGACGTCGGTTTCCTCCGTGGTCGTGAAGAGCCGGAAATTTTCGAACACGATTCTTTTAAAACAGATTCTATTTCCTACAAAGGTCGTATCTGCTTCGGCGGTGGTCCCATGGGTCGCGAAGGCCTCCAGAAGACAGGCAAAGCTACTGGCTAA
- a CDS encoding DUF2190 family protein: MAQNCICDGKVIIYTNGTAADILSGQSVVIGEIMGVATVDIPVGQSGACAVTRVWALPKVTGVLLQGAKVYWDADGDPKGGEIGSGALTTTATDNTYAGYVYEAAGTDDPTVEIQLNG, from the coding sequence ATGGCACAGAATTGCATTTGTGACGGCAAAGTCATCATTTACACCAACGGCACCGCTGCGGATATTCTTTCCGGCCAGTCCGTTGTTATCGGCGAGATTATGGGCGTGGCTACCGTGGATATCCCGGTCGGTCAGTCAGGGGCTTGCGCTGTAACCAGAGTCTGGGCGTTGCCCAAGGTTACTGGCGTCCTGCTTCAGGGAGCCAAAGTCTATTGGGATGCAGACGGCGATCCCAAGGGTGGCGAGATCGGTTCCGGTGCGTTGACCACAACCGCCACCGACAACACCTATGCCGGATACGTGTACGAAGCCGCTGGCACCGACGATCCCACCGTCGAAATCCAGCTTAACGGATAA